One part of the Salinivirga cyanobacteriivorans genome encodes these proteins:
- the hydA gene encoding dihydropyrimidinase, which translates to MITRIAGGTLVTSKSMQVTDVWIKDDKVMHVGAGDFHAEETIDASGLYLLPGGVDPHVHMQLPTPAGPSSDTFYTGSVAALHGGTTTIIDFVTPQPGQSLVDALEARMQEAESSLIDYSFHISPIEWRDTTAEEIEACFKRGITSFKIYMAYKQAVGLEDNEVERVLQTVGRLGGMITVHAEMGDEIDALRDQSAAAGKLEPDAHRATRPNHTEADAVKKVIDMAADASCPLYVVHVSTHESMEHIRNAQAKGQQVIAETCPHYLLLDESKYAGTFEETVKYVLSPPLRTEADQKALWHALKDGDISTIGTDHCPFTLAQKSAGKDDFRKIPNGAGGVEHRIALLYTYGVLPEKISFQKMVDVASAQPAKIFGLYPKKGEIKAGSDADLLVWDPNTESVISSKNHHQNSDLNIYEKFTSVGNAKWVIRSGEVVIADGELIDSGVTGKFLKRKNILI; encoded by the coding sequence ATGATAACTCGAATTGCAGGCGGTACTCTTGTGACTTCAAAAAGTATGCAAGTCACTGATGTGTGGATTAAAGATGATAAAGTCATGCATGTGGGTGCAGGCGATTTCCATGCAGAAGAAACTATTGATGCATCAGGTTTGTATCTTTTGCCTGGAGGTGTTGATCCGCATGTGCATATGCAGTTACCTACACCAGCGGGTCCGTCATCAGACACTTTCTATACAGGCAGTGTTGCTGCTTTGCATGGCGGAACCACAACCATCATCGATTTTGTAACCCCACAACCGGGGCAATCCCTGGTAGATGCACTGGAAGCGCGCATGCAAGAAGCCGAATCATCATTAATTGATTACTCTTTTCATATAAGCCCAATTGAATGGCGCGATACTACTGCAGAAGAGATAGAAGCTTGTTTTAAACGTGGTATTACGTCTTTTAAAATTTATATGGCTTATAAGCAAGCTGTCGGTTTGGAAGATAATGAGGTTGAAAGGGTACTCCAAACTGTGGGCCGGTTAGGTGGAATGATAACTGTGCATGCCGAGATGGGTGATGAAATTGATGCATTGCGCGATCAATCGGCTGCAGCAGGAAAGCTTGAGCCAGATGCTCACCGGGCAACACGACCAAATCATACCGAGGCTGATGCTGTTAAGAAAGTGATTGATATGGCAGCGGATGCATCATGTCCTTTGTATGTAGTGCATGTTTCCACGCATGAATCAATGGAGCATATACGCAATGCTCAGGCAAAAGGTCAACAGGTAATTGCTGAAACCTGCCCACACTATTTGTTGCTTGACGAATCGAAATATGCGGGAACGTTTGAAGAAACTGTAAAATATGTGCTGAGTCCGCCATTGCGCACTGAAGCTGACCAGAAAGCTTTATGGCATGCGCTGAAAGATGGCGATATCAGTACGATTGGTACCGATCACTGTCCATTTACGCTTGCGCAAAAAAGCGCAGGAAAAGATGATTTTCGTAAAATTCCCAATGGAGCAGGAGGCGTAGAACACAGAATTGCGCTTTTGTATACCTATGGTGTGTTGCCAGAAAAGATTTCTTTTCAAAAAATGGTTGATGTTGCATCCGCGCAACCGGCCAAAATATTTGGTCTTTATCCGAAAAAAGGTGAAATCAAAGCAGGTTCTGATGCTGATTTATTGGTATGGGACCCCAACACAGAAAGTGTAATCAGCTCCAAAAACCATCATCAAAATTCAGATTTGAATATCTATGAAAAATTTACAAGCGTCGGCAATGCAAAATGGGTGATAAGGAGTGGTGAAGTTGTTATTGCTGATGGTGAATTAATAGATAGTGGTGTTACGGGTAAGTTTCTCAAGCGAAAAAATATTCTTATATAA
- the ygeW gene encoding knotted carbamoyltransferase YgeW — translation MNLNEKINQLSQIKAELFKKDFLLTWEKSDEDLKTVLEVADILKEMRQQNISPRVFDTGLAISNFRDNSTRTRFSYASASNLLGLAVQDLDEQKSQIAHGETVRETANMISFLSDFIGIRDDMYLGEGNKYMREVGDALDEGFAQGVLPNRPGIVNLQCDMDHPTQSMADLLHLKKEFGSLENLKGKKIVMSWAYSPSYGKPLSVPQGIIGLMSRFGMDIELAYPEGYDLIPDIVDMAGKNAKASGGSFNVSHDMSEAMEGADIVYPKSWAPYHIMEERTKLLKAADKKGLDALEQSCLANNAKYKDWEYDEAKMKRTKNQDALYMHCLPADISGVSCKEGEVNADVFEKYRIKTYHEAGFKPYIIAAMMFTNKFKNPAAVLKQLVERGSKRIMA, via the coding sequence ATGAACCTGAACGAAAAAATCAATCAGTTAAGTCAGATCAAGGCTGAACTTTTTAAAAAAGATTTCCTGCTCACCTGGGAAAAAAGCGATGAAGATTTAAAAACAGTGCTGGAAGTAGCAGATATTCTTAAAGAAATGCGCCAACAGAACATTTCTCCCCGTGTTTTCGACACCGGGCTGGCGATCTCCAACTTCCGCGACAACAGCACACGCACAAGGTTTTCGTATGCATCGGCCAGCAACCTGCTCGGACTTGCTGTGCAGGATCTTGACGAACAAAAATCGCAAATTGCACACGGCGAAACCGTACGAGAAACAGCCAACATGATATCATTCCTTTCCGATTTCATAGGTATACGAGACGATATGTACCTGGGTGAAGGCAATAAATATATGCGTGAAGTTGGTGATGCTTTGGACGAAGGTTTTGCTCAGGGCGTGCTCCCCAACCGGCCCGGTATAGTAAACCTGCAATGCGACATGGACCATCCAACCCAGTCAATGGCAGATTTACTACACCTTAAAAAAGAATTTGGATCACTTGAGAACCTAAAAGGTAAAAAAATTGTCATGAGCTGGGCTTACTCTCCCAGTTATGGAAAACCGCTATCTGTTCCGCAAGGCATCATTGGTTTAATGTCGAGATTTGGAATGGACATCGAACTGGCCTATCCGGAAGGATACGATCTTATACCAGACATTGTAGATATGGCCGGAAAAAATGCCAAAGCCAGTGGTGGCAGCTTTAATGTGAGCCACGATATGAGTGAAGCTATGGAAGGCGCCGATATTGTATACCCCAAAAGCTGGGCCCCATACCACATCATGGAGGAGCGTACAAAGTTATTAAAAGCTGCAGATAAAAAAGGTTTGGACGCGCTTGAGCAATCTTGCCTGGCCAACAACGCCAAATACAAAGACTGGGAATACGATGAAGCAAAAATGAAACGCACTAAAAACCAGGATGCATTGTACATGCATTGCCTGCCCGCAGATATTTCCGGTGTTTCATGCAAAGAAGGCGAAGTAAATGCTGATGTATTTGAAAAATACCGTATAAAAACTTACCACGAAGCCGGTTTTAAACCATATATCATTGCAGCAATGATGTTTACAAATAAGTTTAAAAACCCTGCAGCAGTGCTAAAACAGTTGGTAGAACGTGGTAGTAAGCGAATAATGGCCTAA
- a CDS encoding YgeY family selenium metabolism-linked hydrolase, with translation MVYLPFSMQKKSDIIMSEVYAKINELAEKYRDYTAENLSKLVKIKSLSLQEKEVQQELKRQMEEAGFDEVRIDGLGNVIGRVGNGKKILAIDGHMDTVDLGQLENWDFDPLGGEIKDGFVHGRGTVDQEGGCASFVTTGKILKELGYDKDWTIYFVGSVIEEDCDGLCWKYLVEEEGIKPDLAISTEPTNLNIYRGHRGRMEMKVHFYGTSCHGSAPERGDNAIYKAAKVATEIEKLNDRLKDDEFLGKGTITISEIVSGSPSLCAVADYAAFHLDRRLTWGETKDSAIAEIEELLKGMNAKVEVLEYKEKSYTGLEYGMEKYYPTWKIPEEAEIIQTGVSTFEKLFDKKPKVDKWTFSTNGVTINGMYGIPLLGFGPGNEVMAHAPNEKVPVDDLVKATAFYAAFAYEIAE, from the coding sequence ATGGTATATTTACCTTTCTCAATGCAAAAAAAATCAGACATAATTATGAGCGAAGTATATGCAAAAATTAATGAACTAGCGGAAAAATACCGTGATTATACTGCGGAAAACCTATCCAAACTTGTTAAAATAAAATCGTTGAGCCTCCAGGAGAAGGAAGTACAACAGGAGCTTAAACGCCAAATGGAAGAAGCAGGATTTGACGAAGTACGAATTGATGGGTTAGGCAATGTAATTGGCCGCGTGGGCAATGGAAAAAAAATACTTGCCATTGATGGCCATATGGATACTGTTGATCTGGGGCAGCTTGAAAACTGGGATTTTGATCCGCTTGGCGGAGAAATTAAGGATGGCTTCGTACACGGACGCGGTACTGTGGACCAGGAAGGCGGATGTGCTTCATTTGTCACCACCGGCAAAATACTCAAAGAACTGGGGTACGATAAAGACTGGACCATATATTTCGTTGGCAGTGTTATAGAAGAAGATTGCGACGGGCTCTGCTGGAAGTACCTGGTAGAAGAAGAAGGCATAAAGCCAGACCTTGCAATTTCTACAGAACCGACAAACCTGAATATTTACCGTGGGCATCGTGGCCGCATGGAAATGAAAGTACATTTTTATGGTACCTCCTGTCACGGATCGGCTCCGGAACGCGGTGATAATGCTATTTACAAAGCAGCCAAAGTTGCCACTGAAATTGAGAAACTCAATGATCGGCTTAAAGATGATGAATTCCTTGGTAAAGGAACCATAACCATATCCGAAATTGTATCGGGAAGCCCCTCACTATGCGCAGTGGCTGACTATGCCGCATTTCACCTCGACCGCCGGTTGACATGGGGAGAAACCAAAGACTCTGCAATCGCAGAAATCGAGGAACTCCTAAAAGGAATGAACGCCAAAGTAGAAGTACTGGAATACAAAGAAAAATCTTACACGGGTCTTGAATATGGAATGGAAAAATACTACCCCACATGGAAAATACCTGAAGAGGCCGAAATAATTCAAACAGGGGTAAGTACCTTTGAAAAACTTTTTGACAAAAAACCCAAAGTAGACAAATGGACATTCTCAACCAATGGCGTAACTATTAATGGTATGTATGGAATTCCATTGCTTGGATTTGGTCCCGGAAACGAAGTAATGGCACACGCCCCCAATGAAAAAGTACCCGTTGATGACCTTGTAAAAGCTACAGCTTTTTATGCCGCATTTGCTTACGAAATTGCAGAATAG
- a CDS encoding XdhC family protein, translated as MSKFEVHQETNIWSFCRQQILDDNATALLIILETKGSSPGKPGFKMAVSENGELQGSVGGGSAEYAAVERARRILKKNIAKPQLMRQVHSADAEESSGMICAGEQTLAIVPLTKESIAVIEKIERAQDTISNIALHLSPAGIDLVEKQECNKIIVSDLSSEGQWDYTEPQGLTETIYIFGGGHVSVELSKVMRMLGFYIKIFDNRPEISTLHANESAHEKHVIDFANAGSYVHEGEGNYIVIMTVGHMHDLEVLTQMVGKKVTYLGMMGSKSKVSTIHQLLHEKGFNEQEIGSVHMPIGEQIYSHTPKEIAISIAAEIIKIKNQPV; from the coding sequence ATGAGTAAGTTTGAGGTGCATCAAGAAACAAATATCTGGAGCTTTTGTCGACAACAAATATTGGATGATAATGCTACAGCATTACTAATTATTTTAGAGACAAAAGGGAGTAGCCCGGGTAAACCGGGTTTTAAAATGGCTGTGAGCGAAAATGGTGAACTGCAAGGCTCAGTTGGTGGAGGTAGTGCCGAATATGCAGCTGTAGAACGTGCGCGAAGAATATTGAAAAAAAACATTGCAAAGCCACAACTCATGCGGCAGGTACATAGTGCCGATGCTGAGGAGAGCTCAGGTATGATTTGCGCCGGTGAGCAAACACTGGCGATTGTCCCTTTAACTAAAGAATCAATTGCTGTTATAGAAAAAATTGAACGCGCACAAGATACAATTTCAAATATTGCCTTGCATCTATCACCTGCGGGTATTGATCTGGTTGAAAAGCAAGAGTGCAATAAAATTATTGTCAGCGATTTATCAAGTGAGGGGCAATGGGATTATACAGAACCTCAGGGGCTCACTGAAACAATATATATTTTCGGAGGAGGTCATGTCAGCGTAGAGCTTAGTAAGGTAATGCGTATGTTAGGTTTTTACATCAAAATTTTTGATAACCGTCCGGAGATATCCACATTACACGCCAATGAATCAGCGCATGAAAAACATGTAATAGATTTTGCCAATGCGGGATCCTATGTGCACGAGGGAGAAGGTAATTACATTGTAATTATGACTGTTGGGCATATGCATGATTTGGAGGTGCTTACTCAAATGGTTGGGAAAAAAGTAACATATTTAGGTATGATGGGAAGCAAAAGCAAAGTATCGACTATTCACCAGTTGCTACATGAAAAAGGGTTTAATGAGCAAGAAATAGGAAGTGTGCATATGCCTATTGGCGAACAGATATACAGTCATACGCCTAAAGAAATTGCAATAAGCATTGCCGCTGAGATTATAAAAATCAAGAATCAACCCGTATAG
- a CDS encoding nucleoside deaminase has protein sequence MDKNELMKQAIKRSVESVAKGGGPFGAIIAKDGEVIAEASNSVTLTNDPTAHAEINAIRQATQKLGTFDLSGCEIYSSCEPCPMCLGAIYWARLDKLYFAGTKTDAMEAGFDDSFIYDELKLDYADRKLYTRQMMREKAKEAFDKWRNFEEKIDY, from the coding sequence ATGGACAAAAATGAATTAATGAAGCAAGCCATTAAACGTTCCGTTGAGAGCGTGGCTAAAGGTGGCGGGCCCTTTGGAGCGATTATAGCCAAAGACGGAGAAGTGATTGCAGAAGCCTCAAACAGTGTTACTTTAACCAATGATCCAACAGCTCACGCAGAGATCAATGCCATACGACAGGCAACCCAAAAGCTGGGTACTTTTGATCTCTCGGGTTGCGAGATTTATTCTTCATGTGAGCCATGTCCAATGTGCCTTGGTGCCATATATTGGGCGCGTCTTGATAAGCTCTACTTTGCGGGTACAAAAACAGATGCCATGGAGGCAGGCTTTGACGACTCTTTTATTTATGATGAACTTAAGCTTGACTATGCAGACCGCAAACTCTATACCCGCCAGATGATGCGTGAAAAAGCAAAAGAAGCTTTTGATAAATGGCGTAATTTTGAGGAAAAGATTGATTACTAA
- a CDS encoding anthranilate synthase component I family protein yields MSKLTIHSKKILADTLSPVSLYLKFRDIYPNAILLESNDFKGGADNYSFLCLDPLAAFIHDDKHTKMSFLGEDISERFTGHVNDKLQQFLDYFKIDGSPEALRLNGMFGYTAYDAVTNFEKVDIPQRDNRTRIPDIFYQLYRFVIAINHHQYSATLMELIPEGDASRLQEIEDQLLNRAYASYPFKASGQEQSNMTDENYKELVGKAVEHCQLGDTFQLVLSRRFNKCFEGDEFNVYRALRSINPSPYLFYFDYGNFRLFGSSPESQLVVRNGKATIVPIAGTVKRSGNDEEDRRLASDLYNDQKENAEHVMLVDLARNDLSRFATGIAVDKFKEIQYFSHVLHMVSNVSGNIQNGVSPLEMLGKSYPAGTLTGAPKVKAMELISRYENVNRSFYGGAIGQISFNGDVNHAIIIRSVLAKDHQLYYQAGAGIVVQSEPHKELEEVDNKVRAIQKAIEMAETI; encoded by the coding sequence ATGAGCAAATTAACTATTCACTCAAAGAAAATCCTGGCCGACACCCTTTCTCCGGTTAGCCTTTATCTTAAATTCAGAGATATTTACCCCAATGCAATTTTACTGGAGAGCAATGACTTTAAGGGCGGGGCAGACAACTACTCATTCCTGTGCCTCGATCCATTGGCAGCTTTTATCCATGACGATAAGCATACGAAGATGTCTTTTCTGGGTGAAGATATATCTGAACGATTTACTGGTCATGTAAATGATAAACTCCAACAATTTCTTGATTATTTTAAAATTGATGGAAGTCCCGAAGCGCTTCGACTCAATGGAATGTTTGGTTACACTGCCTACGATGCGGTAACCAATTTTGAGAAAGTTGATATCCCCCAACGAGACAACAGAACACGAATTCCTGATATTTTTTATCAGCTATACCGGTTCGTAATAGCCATTAATCACCATCAATATTCAGCCACGTTAATGGAGCTCATTCCGGAAGGAGACGCATCACGTTTACAGGAAATTGAAGATCAACTGCTGAACCGCGCTTATGCTTCATATCCCTTCAAAGCTTCAGGGCAGGAACAGTCAAATATGACTGATGAAAACTACAAGGAACTTGTCGGAAAGGCTGTTGAGCATTGTCAGCTGGGCGATACTTTTCAGTTGGTACTTTCACGGAGGTTTAATAAATGTTTCGAAGGTGATGAGTTTAATGTTTATCGTGCATTGCGCTCTATCAATCCATCGCCCTATCTTTTTTATTTCGATTATGGCAATTTCAGACTATTTGGGTCATCGCCCGAAAGTCAGTTGGTTGTGCGTAATGGCAAGGCCACAATTGTGCCCATTGCCGGAACAGTTAAGCGATCGGGAAATGATGAAGAAGACCGGCGACTTGCCAGTGATTTATACAACGATCAAAAGGAGAATGCCGAGCATGTGATGCTTGTTGATTTGGCGCGGAATGATTTGAGTCGGTTTGCAACCGGTATTGCAGTGGATAAATTTAAGGAGATACAATATTTTTCTCATGTACTGCATATGGTCTCTAATGTAAGTGGTAACATTCAAAATGGTGTTTCGCCGCTCGAAATGTTGGGGAAAAGCTATCCGGCCGGAACCCTTACCGGCGCCCCAAAAGTAAAGGCCATGGAGCTGATCAGTCGCTATGAAAATGTAAATCGCAGCTTTTACGGTGGTGCCATTGGACAAATCAGTTTCAATGGAGATGTGAATCATGCCATCATCATTCGATCTGTTCTGGCTAAAGATCATCAGTTATATTATCAGGCAGGGGCAGGCATTGTCGTACAGTCGGAACCTCACAAAGAGCTTGAAGAGGTAGATAATAAAGTCAGGGCCATTCAGAAAGCTATAGAAATGGCTGAAACAATTTAG
- a CDS encoding anthranilate synthase component II, whose protein sequence is MHTLIIDNYDSFTYNLAEFIRQCGLTEFDVFRNDEISIAECAKYEQIIISPGPGVPEDAGIINELLKELGPKKKILGICLGMQAMGEVYQCKLTNLPEVFHGRATTIERLDENERIFKDLPRNLKVGRYHSWGIRVADISQEFELLSQDENGIAMAIRHKEFDMVGLQFHPESVLTEHGIQMIANWLNVPEPQMEVCLPAADSAAYDINRIERSLFL, encoded by the coding sequence ATGCATACTTTAATCATTGACAACTACGACTCATTTACCTACAATTTGGCTGAATTTATTCGTCAGTGTGGGCTTACAGAATTTGATGTGTTTCGTAACGATGAAATCAGCATTGCCGAATGCGCTAAATATGAGCAAATAATCATTTCACCCGGGCCGGGCGTGCCTGAGGATGCCGGAATTATTAATGAACTTTTGAAAGAGTTAGGTCCAAAGAAAAAAATTCTCGGTATTTGTCTTGGTATGCAAGCCATGGGAGAGGTTTATCAATGTAAACTCACTAATTTGCCAGAGGTTTTTCATGGCCGGGCTACAACCATTGAACGGCTTGATGAAAACGAACGGATTTTTAAGGATTTGCCTCGTAATCTTAAGGTTGGACGCTATCACTCCTGGGGTATTCGCGTGGCTGATATTAGTCAGGAATTTGAATTGTTGAGCCAGGATGAAAATGGCATTGCCATGGCCATCCGACATAAAGAATTCGATATGGTTGGATTACAGTTTCATCCTGAATCAGTGCTCACAGAGCATGGTATTCAGATGATCGCCAATTGGCTGAACGTACCCGAACCACAAATGGAGGTATGCCTGCCGGCAGCTGACAGCGCAGCCTATGATATCAACCGAATTGAACGTTCATTATTTCTATAA
- the trpD gene encoding anthranilate phosphoribosyltransferase: MKQILNHLYQHKTLTRAEANEILKQIASAAFNTSQMAAFLGVYAMRPVTLEELSGFREAMLELQIPVDTNGFETIDLCGTGGDGKDTFNISTISSFVAAGAGLKVTKHGNYAVSSSVGSSNILEHFGYRFSQDRDKLLHELDKAGITFLHAPLFNPAMKNIAPVRKALGTKTFFNILGPMINPANPDRQLIGVFNTETARLYHYIYQQSKKDYTVVHSLDGYDEVSLTGTFKAFNRAGERNFTPRDLGLPVLQAGEIGSGDGIADSAQIFLNVLKNEATPAQKSVVIANAALAIHTAKPDKPIEESIEKAKASIEKGEAFKVFDKLMEINAS, encoded by the coding sequence ATGAAACAAATTTTAAATCATTTATATCAGCATAAAACACTTACAAGGGCCGAGGCAAATGAGATTCTCAAACAAATTGCCAGTGCTGCTTTCAATACCAGTCAAATGGCCGCTTTTTTAGGTGTTTATGCTATGCGGCCCGTAACCCTTGAGGAGCTTTCGGGGTTCAGGGAAGCTATGCTGGAACTGCAAATACCAGTCGATACCAATGGATTTGAAACCATTGATTTGTGTGGAACCGGTGGCGATGGAAAGGATACTTTTAATATCTCCACTATCTCATCTTTTGTGGCAGCCGGGGCTGGGCTGAAGGTAACCAAACATGGAAACTACGCCGTGTCATCCTCTGTTGGCTCATCTAACATTCTGGAGCATTTCGGTTATCGCTTTTCCCAGGACCGCGATAAGTTGCTTCATGAATTAGACAAGGCAGGTATTACATTTTTGCACGCTCCGCTTTTTAATCCGGCTATGAAAAATATTGCGCCGGTTCGCAAAGCCCTGGGCACAAAGACCTTTTTCAATATCCTGGGACCCATGATCAACCCTGCCAACCCTGACCGGCAACTAATTGGCGTTTTTAACACAGAAACCGCACGTTTGTATCACTACATATATCAACAAAGCAAAAAAGACTATACGGTAGTGCATAGCCTCGATGGGTACGACGAGGTTTCGCTTACCGGAACTTTCAAAGCTTTTAATCGCGCAGGAGAACGAAATTTTACACCCAGGGATTTGGGCTTGCCGGTTTTACAGGCTGGTGAAATTGGGAGTGGCGATGGAATTGCCGATTCTGCACAAATATTTTTAAATGTACTCAAAAACGAGGCTACACCAGCTCAAAAGTCGGTTGTAATTGCCAATGCAGCTTTGGCTATTCATACGGCAAAGCCCGATAAACCCATTGAAGAAAGTATTGAGAAGGCAAAAGCAAGTATAGAAAAGGGTGAGGCTTTTAAAGTGTTTGACAAATTAATGGAGATAAACGCATCATGA
- the trpC gene encoding indole-3-glycerol phosphate synthase TrpC, producing MKQILDEIVEKKKLEIAQQKRVIPERYFEQSRFFQRFPLSFADHIKHGSGVVAEHKRKSPSKGTIHTVMSHQEVISGYQHAGASAVSVLTDELFFGGSLFHLESVRAQINIPILRKDFIIDPYQIAQSKAAGADAVLLIARILSPQQIQELAALAQGHGMEVLLELHDESELEKVNGLIDVIGVNNRNLQNFSVDLDQSIALCKQIPDSYTKIAESGISAPETAAKLKTAGFHGFLIGEFFMSEKNPPGKCLSFINKYNHLKNSET from the coding sequence ATGAAGCAGATACTTGATGAAATTGTAGAAAAGAAAAAGTTGGAGATTGCACAGCAGAAGCGTGTTATTCCGGAAAGATATTTTGAGCAATCACGGTTTTTTCAACGGTTTCCGCTCTCTTTTGCAGATCATATAAAGCATGGTAGTGGAGTAGTGGCTGAGCATAAACGAAAATCGCCTTCAAAAGGTACCATTCATACGGTAATGTCCCATCAGGAAGTAATCTCAGGCTATCAGCACGCGGGAGCATCAGCTGTTTCGGTGCTTACCGATGAGTTGTTTTTCGGAGGAAGTTTATTTCACCTGGAATCGGTTCGTGCGCAAATCAATATTCCAATTTTGAGAAAGGATTTCATCATAGACCCATACCAAATTGCTCAATCGAAAGCGGCAGGAGCTGATGCTGTTTTGCTTATTGCGCGAATATTATCGCCACAGCAAATTCAGGAGCTGGCAGCATTGGCTCAGGGACATGGAATGGAGGTCTTGTTGGAGCTGCACGATGAGTCGGAACTCGAAAAAGTCAATGGCTTGATAGATGTCATTGGTGTCAATAACCGGAATTTACAGAATTTTTCTGTCGATTTAGACCAGTCTATTGCACTATGTAAGCAAATTCCTGATTCGTACACCAAAATCGCCGAAAGTGGTATCTCTGCACCTGAAACTGCTGCGAAACTTAAAACAGCGGGTTTTCATGGTTTTTTAATCGGTGAGTTTTTTATGAGCGAAAAGAATCCGCCGGGCAAGTGCCTTTCTTTTATCAATAAATACAATCACCTTAAAAACAGTGAAACATGA